Genomic DNA from Scylla paramamosain isolate STU-SP2022 chromosome 12, ASM3559412v1, whole genome shotgun sequence:
TCTAGGCGTTTTACTGGTCTAATAAAACCAGCAAACACCCCGCACATCGTAAACTTGGTTAATATTCAAATAATTTTATCTAAAACTTTGTGAGTGCCGAATGGTTGTGTTATATACTGTTGGATAGTAAATTTAATTTCGCGTTCAGTGGTATGTGTCCGTTATTGTTAAGACAAACAGAAGTTGATGAAAAATGCAGAAAACTGACTCTGTTTATAAAATCCCATTTTCGACACCTTTCTACTTTTTGCAAATTATCCATTGACTTCAGCcaatagaagaaataaaacctatatcatataaaatttaTAGAGTTGTGCTATGATGTGGTGGAAATTTCGTTACGATCTGCCGCATAGTTCAGGAGATATTAGCGTTTGAATAGCGTTACGGTTGGGCCGAGCCTGGCCAGGCCTctcaaaattaaacaacaaccCCCATAGAAAACTTCGCTTTGCTTGTGATAGACAAGTAAAAACGTCTCGGAAGGCGATTGCCAAGTGAAGCTTTCAGTAATGGACCAGTGGAAGGGGTATttcaatatgagagagagagagagagagagagagagagagagagagagaggggaaatttCAGGCACCACGCACATCACACATCGCGCACTAgcctatattaaaaaaaaaaaaaaatcaatctagCTCAAAATTTTGTGAGAGCTCAATGGTTGTGCCGTATACCGTTGGATAGAAAATTTCATTCTGCATTCAGTGCTATGTGTCCACTCTTGTtgagacacacaaaaaaaaaaaagttgatgaaaatttaaaaaaaaataaaaaataaataaataaaaaaaatcccattttcgaCAGTTCCAGAGGTATTAACGTTTGAATAGCGTTATGGCTGGGCTGGGCCAGGCCGGGCCAGGacactcaaaacaaaaacaacaacctcCATAGTATACTGAGCTTCgctcataataaaaataataaaaaaactctTAGCAGAGGTATAACACGTCTTTGCAAACAAGCATGCATGCATTCTCAATATATGTATAGTCCCCTGAAGTCGTTAGCGAAAAATATGAGGCACAATTTGGCAGAACAGAGGCTGCGGAAAGATATATGCTACTGACATGCATTTCCCACACACCACTGTTCATCCCACCTATTTTTCATGGTTTCCAGCATGTATCGGTTCACTGACCTTATGAATTTGGTAGTGTTTTCATATTCCCACTTAGGCTAAGATTAGATGATTTTACTAAGTTCTGTGACAGCTCTTAACAACTGTAACTAGTGAAATATTGTGCCTTATAATATTCTCGGTTGAAAGTCAGTAGCGTCATGCAGCTCATTACTATAGACTTCTTTTTTAAGTTCCAAGAGGTCACTCGGATTCTAAGTGTTACTATAAACGAGTATCCCCATTCATCTTTTAGATCTTTCGGCATCTCTAGGAAATATGAGACAAAATAACACCATCGACCCTTATCAACCCACACCGGCCAAACTCCACTCATTTCACAAGTTTGTCTACTGTTTCTAGTTCTCTTCTAATCTGTAAAATGACCACCCATCCCTCTCTATCCTCTACCATCATCTGCCATTAGGGAAAGGAcagttgtggcaaacagtggcACTTATATAGTAGGGTCTCAAGGAACGCCACTCACCCAACCCTCTGTCTAGTTTTCATGATTCAGATGCTCCTGAATTATCCTTGGTTACCCTCTTTACATGACTTGAGAAATGCTATTCAACCAAATGAAAAATAGTGAAGGTATTTTGACACAAGGCTCTATAATATCTATCATCCTTATTTCACACAACCAGCTCTTCTATAGACATCCGCTCTTTTAATCCACATGCAATCAGTATGTATAGTTTGGATTCCAGATCTTCTGTTCCAGGGCTGATTCGAATGCATTAGTGCTGGAGTTAATATGCTATCTTTTATTTTGATGTTAACAACTTTTCATAATAAGTACAGTACCTGAGAGacctctctctcatattttccatgcccACAAAGGATGAAGCCAATCTGAGCACCTTTTTCCCATTAAAAGACCATTCAGCCTTAATAAACACTACCTGCAGTACTTGGTTTTCACCTTCAAGATTTATTTTGTGACACAGAACTTAAACTACACTGAGCTACTTCCTTCACCCATTTTTTATCATATCAAATAAAACACCCGTTATAGAACTACAATAAACTCAATGAAGCGAAATCTTGTAATGATTATGAATTACAATGTAATTTGTCATATATTTattataaaattataaaaatctTTGTTCAACACTTCCTCATTAGTCaacaataaacataaaaaaaaaaatatatatatatacatatatatatatatatatatatatatatatatatatatatatatatatatatatatatatatatatatatatatatatatatatatatatatatatatatatatatatatatatatatatatatatatatatatatatatatatatatatatacatatatgcccattaaaataaaaatatgcaagACAAGAAGTGGTACTTCCAATGAGTAAGTATTGTTCTTATCTGTGGTAGGTTTCTTGAGTCATGCCAGCATCACCCCCAACCACAAGGGATGCTGCACTCCGCTGGCGCAGCTTTgtgtaaaattaaataaataaataaacaaacaaaaatatgcaaataaataaataaaataaaataattgataataataataataataataataataataataataataataataataataataataataataataaaaataataataacaaaattacAAGCTGAATGGTGCGTCATATGTGGCAAATTAGAAGTATTTGTAAGGTTCTTTCCACAGAAAATCTGAGAGCTCTTTTAAATGTACTAAGATTAGAGATAGAAACAACTGATTGAGGTACAGCATTCCATAGCATAACATGTCTCTTACAAAAAACCTTTCCCTACATTCTAACTGGATTCTTGTATGAGGAATTTTATATTGatgtcccccctccccccgtacCTATCATGATGTGATCTGGCAAAAATATAACTTTGCTCTTATGTACAATTATTATGAAAATTTtccaaatatttttattttttttttaagatcactGTGAAccaataaatagagaaaagattAAGTTATTTCAGTCTTTCGATTTGAGAACTCCATGTGTTCCAAACCCTTAACTCTTTTAGTCCATCGTTGTTGCACTGATTCCAGAGCATTTAGGTCTCCTATATACTCTGTTCCCAGTAAATTTTCCTTATCCATTAATTTCCTCTAAAAATTTAACACTACAGACTTCTAAGATGATAGTGACAACGCACGGTCGTTATAACGTACAACTGCAATAACTCACTGAAATTTCAATAAATACTTAATAGGAATaacgaaccaaaactggcatgaTGAACTCGCCGATCCTCCGAGCACTGGAATTTTAGTAAATATCTAATCGGAATAACAAATCAAAACTGGCAGGACGAACTTGCCATTCGTGTGAGCACTGAAATTTTGataaaaatttaattggaaAAACAAACTACAACTCGCAAGACTACCTCACCGGCTGTGCGAGCCACTTCTCACCTACCCGCCGcttgtcccttcctccttttttttttttttttccttctttccatttccttctttcgtcttgTCTGAAGCCTccttccctgtcacctcccctccccctcatctGTCAGAGAAGGAACAGTGGTGTGAtatctcgctctctctctccccctcattcattttatgtaatttttgcttcatcctttcctcactcttgTATACCTAATTCCACTTTCATTCTAAATCAATCTCATTCTATTCAGCAATCTTTAGGATTGTTCAtaccttaagagagagagagagagagagagagagagaatttaaactGTATGTAAACGCGTGACGCCGACAGTATGTAAATGTGActatacttgtcaaagcagcgCGAAACTCAGGGTGATAAAGCGCTAAAGtcaggatggtaagaatttagggcTTGGCGTGAAACTCGTGAGGGTACTGTATAAATTTGTTATTCCAAATGTAGTAGTGTAAATGTggttattttgacttttttctcgaaaattgtgtgtatatatatatatatatatatatatatatatatatatatatatatatatatatatatatatatatatatatatatatatatatatatatatatatatatatatatatatatatattttttttttttttttattaatttaatttaatttaatttttatttattttattttttttcctggaacCAATTTACTTTTTCTCATAAGTTCTTGAGTCGTCACAACGCAACAGCCAATGATTTTTTCTCATTGGTTCTTGAGTCGCCATAACGCACATTTGTCATAACGAACGCTATATTGGAATGAATCATGTTCGTTATCGCGTACCCTACTGTATTCATTTTCAAACCCCATGATACTGAAACACGACATAAAAGGATTAACGTCATCCTGACAGGAAACCACATCCTCCAAAGTGCTATCATGTGAACCGATTCTTACCTTCAAACAGAGCTTTAAATCATCTGCAAATATTTTATATGATGATACTACTTCATCCCCCCCAAAGTTAACATGTACTAAGAATAACAAGGAACCTGGTACAGAGCCCTGGGGCACTCCACTGAGCACTTACCTGCAAGTAGTAACCCGGTAATTTCGGTACTAGTACTGACATTTCTCTGTGTTAAAAGGTTCCTAATACATTCCAACAATTTCCCCATATCTCAATCATATCCAATTTATCAATCAATAACGTATCAAATCAACATTGAAACCATCAACCCATCTAGTTATATCACTAGAAGTTAATAATTGCTCTTCTGTAGATTTTCCTGGCCTGAAACCAAATTAAGCTGAGTTTAgtaaatcattatcatcaataaAGTCATAATTAGTTTTAAGTAGAATGTTCAAGTGACTTTTAACACAGGCTAAAGTGAGTGACACAGGACTGTACATCACAAgatcatatctgtattttttttttttttaataggtaCAACAAAGGATTGTTTCTAGTGATGGAAGCAACACTGAATCAGGTAGAGTATGATAAATCAATGTAAGTTGATATGTCAGTTCCTGTGTACATACCTTTAAGAGATGAGGATGAATGTTAACAAGGCTCATCAACTTATAAGGGTCAAAATTAGAAAGAACTGATGCAACATCATGTACTGATATAAGTAAATCTAATCTGGTCTCCTAGTCATGCCTGGAGGAGAACTGGAAATCCTGGAGAAAGGAGCATATACAGAAGACAATACAAACAGACAatagtctatatatatatatatatatatatatatatatatatatatatatatatatatatatatatatatatatatatatatatatatatatatatatatatatatatatatatatatatatatatatatatatatatatatatatatatatatatatatatatatatatatatatatatatatatatatatatatatatatatatatatatatatatatatatatatatatatatatatatatatatatatatatatatatatatatatatatatatatatatatatatatatatatatatatatatatatatcttcagataaataaattagtcATTAAGAGGACAGGTGGGTGAGAGGCATTAAGATGGGAGGAGAACTGGCTGCAACCGCTTTCATTCTTGGGTGTACACTTGTATTTCTCCTTGCTGCCTAGAGACTTTGTTGCACAGATGTAGTGTGGGTAAGCAGCAGACAATGTATTTCAGTTTTtaactggtgatggtggtagcaccATCATTTCCATTTACACACTCAGCAATAGTCTCTTGGCCCATTCTACATCAATAAGGGATGAAAACAATTCAAAAGATATGGAATGCTTtttacttgcatggcatgtagaACTGTGCACACAAAAATGGCAAACACCATGAATGCAAGTTCCTTCCTCAGTGAATATCATCACTTTTTAAGATGAAGAGAGCCATTAGACAGTTTGGATGTGACCAAAGAACTAATTTTGTATGAGCCAAATCTGAATATGAGAAATATACAAAAGGAAATAGTGATGTAGTAAGATGAGAACTCATGAAGGCCCAATGAGACTGGATTGAATTTAGCATGAATTGTTTTGGTGAGGCTGATATGCACAGTAAGAAATGTGTTATCTGTATTACTTGATCACCCTGGTACTCTGTTAAATTATCAAGATCTGAGAGCCTTTTTAATAGAAGTTGAAGCTATAATTAATGATCATCCTCTAACTGTGGACCACCTTAAGTCCCCAGGGTCTAGAACTGCTAGGGTAACATCTAATAATTTGGTAACTATGAAGACAAAAGTTGTACTGCTACCTCCACACACTCGTAAGAAATGGCCAGTACTGTATAAATAAAGATAGTGCAGAGTGCAGTACTTGGCTAATCAGTTTTGATcctggtggaaaaaaaagaataactctGCAGCTAAAAACAAATGCACAACACCAAAATGAAATCTTAGTGCAAATTATATACCTAGTCATTATAAAGGACCATCATTATAAAGCCATAAATGAAAGACCTATACATAGTCTCATATTGTTGTTAAGAAATATATGATGTAGACTGGAGCTTCCCCATCAAGGAGCTAGTGTAACCAAGTGCTTTATAATGTGCCAATGTTAGCTTTAAGGTAAATTATTACACAAATaaggggagccatgttactgtgtATGTGCcttatattattattcctttatcATCAGTCAAAATGTTCAAAGATTTATAATTTGCATTAAAACCTATGTGATACATGGACGTATCAGTGTTAAATCCAGTATAGAGCTGCAAGTCAATGCTTATTTGTTAGGAGGGTGCAGTTCCCTCACTTGTAGGTTATAAGCATCACTCACACACAATGTGGGCAGGCAGGTGACtgagataaatatataatttattatAGTAGAAAGTAAATGTCATAACATCAAGTTGATTGTATATGTTGCCTATAAGTACTGTGATATACCAAGTGTGTTCTTATACCAGttattatatgaaaaagtatgaCTGAGAAATTGTGTGTGCAGTCTTTAGTAATGTCTACatcaataaagaagagagaaagattgttTTTTCTCAACGATACAATGAGAGGCATGATGAGTACAACAGATCACCTGTAACAGGAGACAACTTGTCAGTGCAGCTACTGGCACTGGAGCTGGTTGCATGGGAGTTAATGGCTGTTGGCTGGCTTGTTTCACCTTCATTTAAATTACTTGCCTCACTCAGGGTTCATGATGCTGGGCTTTCTAGTTCTTGTTTTATAGGAGCCTCTTCTTAAGTATTTATagtaaaccaaaaaaaaaatctaccataATAAGGCTTTATTGAACAAGCAATTGCACAGTAGTTATAGCTCGTAACAAAAAATGCATAACTAGTTATATTCTTACACAAGACACACAGCATCCTTCtatgtaaacaaataatatGCTGCTACTAAAGCAGCACACCCTGTATGCTCTGCAGACAAATAATGAATCTTATCACAATTCTTATCACAATTCTTACCACACAGAGACTtacaaaatatacaaacaaaagataacttgtaaataaaaatacaaccaACAACCTGTTTGCATTCAAAGTTGGATTCTGTTAGGTCTTTAATACATTAAGTGCAACTGGCAATGCAGTGGACTCCCCATTCAGTATGGTAAGGAAAAACTTGACACGTTAGTAACGTGCTAGCTTTCACAGCAAGCGGAGGTGAGTGATGTCTGTAAGGCTGCTAAGTCCATTGGCATCACTAGACAGTATGGTTATATTCATATagcattacaagaaaaaattaTTGCACACTTGTGATATAACCCACTGGTGGGTGCACACGAGGTCTGCCCATCAGTGGGTCCGACCACATTATTTGTATGTGTAATTCTCTTGTGGTATGACCCAGTGGTGGACATATTTTAtttatggatatatatatatatatatatatatatatatatatatatatatatatatatatatatatatatatatatctgtgttaTGTTTACTGTATAATTATATGTTTATATGTATTTCAGAGTTGAAAGATGGATAAGGCAACATTCTGTGGATGCTGCTCATCTTCACAAGACATGATCCTGACAGTGATGATGCTATCCCTGATGAGTCATCTGATTCATCTTAAAAAAACtgagacttcctcctcctctgaagaTGAAATATCTGATTCTGATGCTCTTTTTGATGATATGTGTGATGAGTCAACTAATACAAATGATTCAATAGATGACCCAGTTGCATTGCTTATAGGCAACTGGACACTTTTCATATTCATATAGAGAACTTTCCCATtcaattgaaagaaagaaagcttcTCATAAGACCATCTCCATCAGTAAATGAAATATGGCCAATAGATGTCTATTCACTTTTTGTGACATGAAATAATAAATGTCCTAGTAAGGGAAATTAACCTATATGCAGATCAACACACTTCTTCACAAAGGCTTACAAGGAGCTCCAGACCTAGAGAGTAGACTCTTACCAATAATGTAGAACTGAGAAAGTTTTTAGGCTTACTCATTTATATGGAAATAAACACCATGCCAGAGTTACAATTATACTGGTCTAAAAGTCAACTCTAAGACAACAAACTAGTAATTAGTACGATATCTAGAGACTGATTTCAGCTTCTACTTAGAGTATTGCACTTTTCAGACAACAATACTAATGCAGACaaacataaaatatataatgtGAAGCCTTTTTCTGATATGTTGGCAAAAAGATTTCAAAATGTATACAAACCTGGACCTAGATGATGAAATTATGATTCCATTCAGAGGTAGACTAAGTTTTAGACAACATATCCCTGTAAGAGGCACAAATATGGCATGAAAATGTTCAAACTGTGTACTACAGATGGATATACATGGAACTTTGAGATATACTGTGATAAAAGTGACACTTTCCAACATCTAAGAAAAAATGACTCAGTAACTGTAAAATCGATGATGCCTTTGCTTGATATTGAGATGACTCTCTACACTGATAATTTTTACACTTCCCTTCCACTTACTGACTATCTTTTAGTGAGAAAAACATATCTTTGTGGCACAGTACGTGCATCTCGCAAAGAGCTTCCCCAAGTCAAAGCAAAACCCAAGATAAGAGAAATTATTTCACTTGGGAGTAataaaggcataaaaaaaagtatttaactggaaagaaaaaagaaatgtaacattATCTACTGCACTAGAACATGATGAGTTGCTTGTTCCAACAGGCAAGAATTCCAGAAATGGTGAACAAATAAGAAAACCTAAAAGTGTTCTTGATTATAATAAGGCTAAAAAAGGAGTTGATCTCTCAGATCAAATGGCAGCCTATTACACAcccataagaaaacaaaaaaattggtACAGAAAGATAGCATTAGAATTGCTAACAGCAACTTCAGTGATAAATGCTTGGATTATCTTCAACAAGTACATTTCTCACAAGACATGGTCTTTCCTAAATTTCAAAGAATCCCTTGTATTGTCACTTATAACCAGTTCTCCTACTGAAACAGTAAGACCTGGTAAAAGATGCAGAAGTATTGGCAACTCCCCAAATaaacagaagcaaaaaagaaatacCAGAAAGAGGTGCATCAGTTGCTATGAGGTCATATCTGTAAATGAGGGATCAAAGGTGGCCTcaagaaaagcagagaaaatATCGATATACTGTGACAAGTGTGACATGCTTTGCCAAAAAACATAAGTCAATTTCATGTACAGGTTGCCTAGCagaaaatatattttcttttattctggaGTATAGTTTTGTATCCAAGCACGTCAATATAAGTTGCATTGCCATTTTCCCTCCAGAaaattaaatatctttaatTCTATATGTTGCAAGAATATAGAATacagtgtgtgtgctgtttaaAAAC
This window encodes:
- the LOC135106091 gene encoding piggyBac transposable element-derived protein 4-like: MDKATFCGCCSSSQDMILTVMMLSLMSHLIHLKKTETSSSSEDEISDSDALFDDMCDESTNTNDSIDDPVALLIDGYTWNFEIYCDKSDTFQHLRKNDSVTVKSMMPLLDIEMTLYTDNFYTSLPLTDYLLVRKTYLCGTVRASRKELPQVKAKPKIREIISLGSKNSRNGEQIRKPKSVLDYNKAKKGVDLSDQMAAYYTPIRKQKNWYRKIALELLTATSVINAWIIFNKYISHKTWSFLNFKESLVLSLITSSPTETVRPGKRCRSIGNSPNKQKQKRNTRKRCISCYEVISVNEGSKVASRKAEKISIYCDKCDMLCQKT